The proteins below are encoded in one region of Anaerolineales bacterium:
- the radA gene encoding DNA repair protein RadA encodes MPKPRTEFVCQQCGYSSPRGMGRCPRCNAWNAMVEQIPAVPAPASAAGPVVSKPKRLREVEGGEESRLPLPIEEFSRVLGGGVVPGSIVLIGGDPGIGKSTLLLQASWKLAGSSGPVLYVSGEESERQMKMRAVRLAGGAADRPAGKAGRAAAAEAYPESLFLVTETRLDAILQHVQDLAPRILIIDSIQTAYLPELTSSAGSVSQVRECASRLQALAKSSGIAVFLIGHVTKEGVLAGPRVLEHIVDTVLYLEGDRFQSYRLLRAVKNRFGAVSEVGVFEMRGDGLVEVPNPSEAFLAERAAQSPGSAIAVVMEGTRPLLLELQGLTSPAAYGTPRRTPNGVDLYRLLLVSAVLTRRAGVRVAEEDVFLNVIGGLRVSEPAADLAMAAAIASSVKDRPVAADAVLIGEVGLSGELRAVSQTQTRLREATALGFRRAILPRTVRRGEPPPSGIDIVGCRSLREALEAALVAP; translated from the coding sequence TTGCCGAAACCCCGCACCGAATTCGTCTGCCAACAATGCGGATATTCCAGCCCGCGCGGCATGGGCCGCTGCCCCCGCTGCAACGCATGGAACGCCATGGTGGAGCAGATCCCGGCGGTCCCGGCCCCTGCTTCCGCCGCCGGGCCGGTCGTTTCCAAGCCCAAGCGTCTGCGCGAGGTCGAGGGCGGAGAGGAAAGCCGCCTGCCCCTTCCGATCGAGGAGTTTTCGCGCGTACTCGGCGGAGGGGTCGTCCCGGGATCGATCGTCCTGATCGGCGGCGATCCCGGAATCGGAAAATCCACCCTCCTCTTGCAGGCTTCGTGGAAACTCGCCGGTTCCTCGGGTCCGGTGCTGTACGTATCGGGCGAAGAATCCGAGCGCCAGATGAAGATGCGCGCCGTCCGGCTGGCCGGAGGCGCCGCCGACCGCCCGGCGGGAAAAGCCGGCCGCGCCGCCGCCGCGGAGGCTTATCCGGAATCGCTGTTCCTCGTCACCGAAACCCGCCTCGACGCCATTCTGCAGCACGTGCAGGATCTCGCTCCGCGGATTCTGATCATCGATTCGATCCAGACCGCTTACCTTCCGGAGTTGACCTCCTCCGCCGGTTCGGTCTCGCAGGTCCGAGAGTGCGCCTCCCGCCTGCAGGCGCTGGCGAAATCCTCCGGGATCGCGGTGTTCCTGATCGGCCACGTGACGAAGGAGGGCGTGCTGGCCGGGCCGCGGGTGCTCGAACACATCGTCGACACCGTCTTATACCTGGAGGGGGACCGGTTTCAAAGCTACCGGTTATTGCGGGCGGTGAAGAACCGCTTCGGGGCGGTTTCCGAAGTAGGGGTGTTCGAAATGCGCGGCGACGGGCTGGTGGAAGTTCCCAATCCCTCCGAGGCGTTTCTGGCCGAGCGCGCCGCCCAATCGCCCGGTTCGGCAATCGCCGTCGTCATGGAGGGAACCCGTCCATTGCTGTTGGAACTGCAGGGGCTGACCAGCCCCGCCGCCTACGGAACCCCGCGGCGGACGCCGAACGGTGTCGACCTCTACCGCCTGCTCCTGGTCTCGGCGGTGCTCACCCGCCGGGCGGGGGTGCGGGTGGCGGAAGAGGACGTCTTCCTGAACGTAATCGGCGGGTTGCGGGTGAGCGAACCCGCGGCCGATCTGGCCATGGCCGCGGCGATCGCCTCTTCGGTGAAGGACCGGCCGGTTGCCGCCGACGCGGTGTTGATCGGCGAGGTGGGATTGTCGGGCGAGTTGCGCGCCGTCAGCCAAACCCAGACCCGCCTTCGGGAAGCGACGGCGCTCGGATTCCGACGCGCAATCCTGCCGCGGACGGTCCGCCGCGGCGAACCGCCTCCGTCGGGGATTGACATTGTCGGTTGCCGTTCGCTGCGCGAAGCCTTGGAGGCGGCTTTGGTGGCGCCATGA
- a CDS encoding PAS domain S-box protein — protein sequence MIVSVYKKILADWMEVRQGKPGLRWRGQLLSLFLLGGLHASLFLFLINLFLWFRDSDPRQMTFVFVNLIGLVSISGIWWINRRGWNRAASLVFVCLSSLLPFLSLAGADYDRVLIVAAVPIALASFLISPAASFLVLAVQSGLYTASYFQAGAAQEFNYFSLLVMGLIAFISWVCATWFESTLSQSRLFQTRLQMITENMLDVIGHADTHSILLYASPSVKKIFGWEPKELEGRSVLECIHPEESERVLRQVQGAVANLLPTIRQEFRIRCADGEFKWAESETRLMYDPSGTFEGIIFGIRDITGRRQAEEAFNREHVLLRTVIDNLPVAVFAQDAHSHKILSNRMDEEMMGPLHAAHGPGSADAESTADRFREFDRRVVVSGETFLDQEMKISDTKGNPRTLLTSRVPLRDADDGIIGLVGIGMDITRLKRVEEELSQERAFLRAVIDSSPNLVCVQKSDGTFALVNQALADIYGSTPEAMAGKEDAECGHPPEDVRRILRANGVVLSSQRPQLLPEEKITFAEGRERWFSINKIPLREETGRSDKVLCLATDITERKKAEEEIRRLNAELERRVAERTAQLEAANKELEAFGYSVSHDLRAPLRSIDGFSQALEEDYGAVLDDPGKDFLQRIRAASRRMGLLIDDLLVLSRLTRGEINRRKVDLSAVAGRILEELRRNDPDRNVESEVAKGLSVLGDERLLSAVLENLLGNAWKFTSRRKKAKILFGACATPEGETAFFVKDNGAGFSMEHVGKLFQAFQRLHTVKEFPGNGIGLATVQRIIHRHGGRVWAEGAVENGATFFFTLPAP from the coding sequence ATGATTGTCTCCGTGTATAAGAAAATATTGGCGGACTGGATGGAAGTGCGCCAAGGCAAACCGGGATTGCGCTGGCGCGGCCAGCTCCTGAGCCTTTTCCTGCTCGGAGGCCTGCACGCCAGCCTGTTTTTGTTTTTGATCAACCTCTTTCTGTGGTTCAGGGATTCCGATCCGCGGCAAATGACCTTCGTCTTCGTCAACTTGATCGGGCTGGTGTCGATCAGCGGCATCTGGTGGATCAACCGCCGGGGATGGAACCGCGCGGCCTCGCTGGTCTTCGTCTGCCTATCCAGCCTCCTTCCCTTCCTAAGCCTGGCCGGAGCGGACTACGACCGGGTGCTGATTGTGGCGGCCGTGCCGATCGCCCTGGCATCCTTCCTGATTTCTCCCGCCGCCTCCTTTCTCGTCCTGGCGGTCCAATCCGGCCTGTACACGGCGAGTTATTTCCAAGCCGGCGCGGCCCAGGAATTTAATTATTTTTCCCTGCTCGTGATGGGGCTGATCGCGTTCATTTCCTGGGTCTGCGCCACATGGTTCGAATCCACCCTCTCGCAATCGCGCCTCTTCCAAACCCGGCTGCAGATGATCACCGAAAACATGCTCGATGTGATCGGCCACGCCGACACCCACAGCATCCTCCTGTACGCCAGCCCTTCGGTGAAAAAAATATTCGGCTGGGAGCCGAAGGAGCTGGAAGGCCGGTCGGTCTTGGAATGCATCCATCCCGAGGAATCCGAACGGGTCCTCCGACAGGTCCAAGGGGCCGTGGCGAACCTCCTGCCCACCATCCGGCAGGAATTCCGCATCCGCTGCGCCGACGGGGAATTCAAGTGGGCCGAATCGGAAACCCGCCTGATGTACGATCCGTCCGGGACCTTTGAAGGCATCATTTTCGGAATCCGCGACATCACCGGACGGCGGCAGGCGGAGGAAGCCTTTAACCGCGAGCACGTTCTGCTCCGGACGGTGATCGACAACCTGCCGGTGGCCGTCTTTGCCCAGGATGCGCATTCCCACAAAATCCTTTCCAACCGGATGGACGAAGAGATGATGGGCCCGCTCCATGCCGCGCACGGGCCGGGGTCCGCCGACGCCGAATCCACCGCGGACCGGTTTCGGGAATTCGACCGGCGGGTTGTGGTATCCGGGGAAACCTTTCTGGACCAGGAGATGAAAATTTCCGACACCAAAGGGAATCCCCGGACCCTCCTCACCTCCCGGGTCCCCCTGCGCGATGCGGACGACGGCATCATCGGCCTGGTGGGGATCGGGATGGACATCACCCGGCTGAAACGGGTCGAGGAGGAGCTCTCCCAGGAACGCGCCTTTCTCCGGGCGGTGATCGACTCTTCCCCCAATCTGGTATGCGTCCAGAAATCCGACGGGACTTTCGCGTTGGTCAACCAAGCCCTGGCAGACATTTACGGGTCCACCCCCGAAGCGATGGCCGGCAAAGAGGACGCCGAATGCGGACACCCGCCGGAAGACGTGCGCCGGATTCTGAGAGCCAACGGCGTGGTCCTCTCCAGCCAAAGACCGCAGCTGTTACCGGAGGAGAAAATCACCTTCGCCGAGGGGCGCGAGCGCTGGTTCAGCATCAACAAAATCCCGCTGCGGGAGGAGACCGGCCGCAGCGACAAGGTGCTGTGCCTCGCCACCGACATCACCGAACGGAAGAAGGCGGAGGAGGAGATCCGGCGGTTGAACGCGGAGTTGGAGCGCCGGGTGGCCGAACGGACCGCTCAGCTGGAAGCCGCGAACAAGGAGCTGGAAGCCTTCGGATACTCCGTCTCGCACGATTTGCGCGCCCCCCTGCGGAGCATCGACGGTTTCAGCCAGGCCCTGGAAGAGGATTACGGCGCGGTCCTGGACGATCCGGGGAAGGATTTTCTGCAGCGGATTCGCGCCGCCAGCCGGCGCATGGGTTTGCTGATCGACGACCTGCTGGTCCTTTCACGCCTGACCCGCGGCGAAATCAACCGCAGGAAGGTGGATCTCTCGGCCGTCGCCGGCAGGATCCTGGAAGAATTGCGGCGCAACGATCCTGACCGGAATGTAGAATCGGAGGTCGCGAAGGGTTTATCCGTCCTCGGCGACGAACGACTCCTGTCGGCGGTCCTGGAAAACTTGTTGGGAAACGCGTGGAAATTCACCTCCCGGCGGAAAAAGGCGAAGATCCTATTCGGCGCCTGCGCCACCCCGGAAGGGGAAACCGCGTTCTTCGTCAAAGACAATGGGGCCGGGTTCAGCATGGAGCACGTCGGAAAATTGTTCCAGGCCTTCCAACGACTGCATACGGTTAAGGAATTTCCGGGGAACGGAATCGGGTTGGCGACGGTGCAGCGGATCATCCATCGCCACGGGGGCAGGGTTTGGGCGGAGGGCGCCGTGGAAAACGGCGCCACGTTCTTTTTCACCCTGCCAGCCCCATAA
- a CDS encoding GNAT family N-acetyltransferase produces MSAGAVAADAVRAGEEFIIRLLVERDLPALEWDGVFTHFRRLFRQAYDDMRNGSRLLLVMECRTTRELVGQVFIQWNSSDSRYADGRHRGYLYALRIKPDFRGRGLGSRLIRSAEDELRRRGMDAASIGVEKENLRARTLYERHGYRVIAEDPGHWFYNDHEGVLREVVEPAWLMEKRFA; encoded by the coding sequence TTGAGCGCCGGAGCGGTCGCGGCCGACGCCGTCCGCGCGGGCGAGGAATTCATCATCCGCTTGTTGGTGGAGCGGGACCTTCCGGCGTTGGAATGGGACGGCGTGTTCACCCATTTCCGGCGGCTGTTCCGCCAGGCTTACGACGATATGCGCAACGGATCGCGTCTGCTCTTAGTGATGGAATGCCGGACGACCCGGGAGCTGGTCGGGCAGGTGTTCATCCAATGGAACAGCAGCGACTCCCGATATGCCGACGGCCGCCACCGGGGCTACCTGTACGCGCTGAGGATCAAGCCGGATTTCCGCGGAAGGGGGTTGGGGTCGCGCCTGATCCGGTCGGCGGAGGACGAATTGCGGCGGCGGGGGATGGACGCGGCGTCGATCGGCGTGGAAAAAGAAAATTTGCGCGCGCGCACCCTCTACGAACGGCACGGCTACCGGGTCATCGCCGAAGATCCCGGTCATTGGTTCTACAACGATCATGAGGGGGTGCTTCGGGAAGTCGTCGAGCCCGCTTGGTTGATGGAAAAACGCTTTGCCTGA
- a CDS encoding CBS domain-containing protein → MHLILTHDQADFDALAALLAARLLEPDSHAVIPNRTNRNVHAFLALYGEELPLESPDDLPKERVERVTLVDTQSMPTIRGVGEHTRVHIVDHHPERTSLPKGWTAAVESVGATTTMLVESLQAVGQPVSSEQATLLLLGIYEDTGSLSYAGTTPRDVRAAAWLLEQEANLSLAAGFLNHPLSAPQRRLYDRLLESAETRIVQGRRILLARADAPADVEEISTLAHKLRDLFHPDGLFVLVDLGSHVQLVARSTADSIDVSKISTHFGGGGHDRAAAAMIRGRTLEEVYRELTDLLPTSIVPPLQVAQIYSPRPQVVESDLTVAEASERMARYGYEGFPVVREGRVVGLLTRRAVDRALAHGMKRAHVEHVMEGGNVFVRPSDSITHLQRLMVEQGWGQIPVLSPEGDAVVGIVTRTDLIKALAPGQKGSAAARLNLRDRLEREFPPARMALLRAVSSVADRQRIPLYLVGGVVRDLVLNTPSYDLDLVVEGDAIALVRSVARQYGGRVRSHDRFGTAKWLLRGADLGKLSLSADAASRLPESLDLVSARAEFYPHPSALPEVERGNLKLDLHRRDFTINTLSLSLNAAHFGEINDFWGGLRDLEEKRIRVLHSISFVDDPTRILRAVRLEQRLGFQIEPRTRDLIDRALPLLHRVSGDRIRHEFEAIFEEPSPGDALRRLQELDVLGRIHPGLSWNPAHAEHVRRARAFSPDPRWRLADGGRGVFPPMHAWLVGHPDSDLDGILDRLNLPKREATRIRCARRVLDRLSATAADAAPSRICDLLEDVSEPALVGAYLLAAEPVRGWLDRYLSEWRFVQTATDGTVLRARGLPPGPRYREVLHQLRCARLDGLISTAEEEARMLSELISASLADETNGRRKPG, encoded by the coding sequence ATGCATTTAATCCTCACTCACGATCAGGCCGATTTTGACGCGCTGGCCGCCCTTCTTGCGGCGCGCCTGTTGGAGCCGGATTCGCACGCGGTGATCCCGAACCGCACGAACCGGAACGTCCACGCGTTCCTCGCCCTGTACGGCGAGGAGTTGCCGCTCGAATCCCCGGACGACCTTCCGAAGGAGCGGGTCGAAAGGGTGACGCTGGTCGATACGCAGTCGATGCCGACAATCCGCGGCGTCGGAGAGCACACCCGGGTCCACATCGTAGACCACCACCCGGAGCGCACATCCCTGCCGAAGGGTTGGACCGCGGCTGTGGAATCCGTCGGCGCCACCACAACGATGCTGGTCGAATCCCTGCAGGCCGTCGGCCAGCCGGTTTCGTCGGAACAAGCCACCCTGCTCCTGCTCGGGATCTACGAGGACACCGGCTCACTCTCCTATGCCGGGACCACTCCGCGCGACGTCCGGGCCGCCGCCTGGCTGCTGGAGCAAGAGGCAAACCTCTCGCTGGCCGCCGGATTTCTCAACCACCCGCTTTCCGCGCCGCAGCGCCGGCTTTACGACCGTCTGCTGGAAAGCGCGGAAACCCGGATCGTCCAGGGCCGGAGGATCCTTCTGGCCCGGGCCGACGCTCCGGCGGACGTCGAGGAAATCTCCACCCTGGCCCACAAACTCCGCGACCTGTTCCATCCCGACGGATTGTTCGTGCTGGTGGACTTGGGCTCGCATGTCCAGCTGGTGGCGCGTTCCACCGCAGATTCGATCGACGTTTCCAAAATTTCCACGCACTTCGGCGGAGGGGGGCACGACCGCGCCGCGGCGGCGATGATCCGCGGGCGGACTCTCGAGGAAGTGTACCGGGAGTTGACGGATCTGCTCCCGACCTCGATCGTTCCGCCCTTGCAGGTGGCGCAGATCTATTCCCCGCGCCCCCAAGTTGTGGAATCCGATCTGACCGTGGCCGAGGCTTCCGAGCGGATGGCGCGCTACGGGTACGAGGGCTTTCCGGTGGTGCGGGAAGGCAGGGTGGTCGGCCTGCTCACGCGGCGGGCGGTCGACCGAGCGCTCGCCCATGGGATGAAGCGCGCCCATGTCGAGCACGTGATGGAAGGCGGCAATGTTTTCGTCCGGCCTTCGGATTCGATCACCCACCTCCAGCGCCTGATGGTGGAGCAAGGGTGGGGGCAGATTCCCGTCCTCTCGCCCGAAGGCGACGCCGTGGTGGGGATCGTCACGCGCACAGACCTGATCAAAGCCCTCGCGCCCGGACAGAAAGGCAGCGCCGCGGCCCGGTTGAACCTGCGGGACCGGTTGGAACGAGAGTTTCCGCCGGCGCGGATGGCCCTGTTGCGCGCCGTGTCATCCGTCGCGGATCGACAGCGGATTCCGCTGTATCTGGTGGGCGGCGTGGTCCGCGATTTGGTGCTGAACACCCCCTCCTACGACCTCGACCTGGTGGTGGAAGGCGATGCGATCGCACTTGTCCGCTCCGTGGCGAGGCAGTACGGCGGACGGGTGCGCAGCCACGACCGCTTCGGGACGGCCAAATGGCTGCTGCGCGGTGCCGACCTCGGCAAACTGTCCCTCTCCGCGGACGCGGCATCCCGGCTTCCGGAATCGTTGGATCTGGTTTCGGCGCGCGCGGAATTTTATCCGCATCCTTCGGCGCTTCCCGAAGTCGAGCGCGGCAACCTCAAGCTGGATCTTCACCGGCGGGATTTCACCATTAACACCCTTTCGCTTTCGCTCAACGCCGCTCATTTCGGAGAGATCAACGACTTCTGGGGCGGGCTGCGCGATCTGGAGGAAAAGCGCATTCGGGTCCTGCATTCGATTTCCTTCGTCGACGATCCGACCCGCATCCTGCGGGCTGTGCGCCTCGAACAGCGGCTGGGATTCCAAATCGAACCCCGGACTCGGGATCTGATCGACCGCGCCCTGCCCCTGCTCCACCGCGTCAGCGGCGACCGCATCCGCCACGAGTTCGAGGCGATCTTTGAAGAGCCGTCGCCTGGGGATGCCCTGCGGCGCCTGCAGGAGTTGGATGTGCTCGGACGGATCCACCCCGGATTGTCTTGGAATCCGGCCCACGCCGAGCATGTGCGCCGAGCCCGCGCCTTTTCGCCGGATCCGCGCTGGCGGCTGGCGGACGGCGGTCGGGGGGTTTTTCCTCCGATGCATGCCTGGCTGGTCGGGCATCCGGACTCCGACCTGGATGGAATCCTCGACCGCCTGAACCTTCCCAAGCGCGAGGCCACCCGGATTCGGTGCGCGCGCCGGGTGTTGGACCGTCTCTCCGCGACGGCGGCGGATGCCGCCCCGAGCCGCATCTGTGATTTGCTGGAAGACGTCTCCGAACCGGCGTTGGTGGGGGCGTATTTGCTGGCCGCCGAGCCGGTTCGCGGATGGCTGGATCGCTACCTGTCGGAGTGGCGGTTTGTGCAGACCGCGACCGACGGTACGGTCCTCCGCGCGCGCGGATTGCCGCCGGGCCCACGGTATCGGGAGGTCCTGCATCAACTCCGTTGCGCGCGACTCGACGGCCTCATTTCCACGGCGGAAGAGGAGGCGCGGATGCTTTCGGAGCTGATATCCGCTTCCTTGGCCGATGAAACGAACGGCCGGAGGAAGCCGGGTTGA
- a CDS encoding RNA polymerase sigma factor — protein sequence MADPSGAATVLVDRLRRGDPEAWADACAQYGGPLFRYAYHLAGGESAWAEDIRQETLLAAASSIRRFRGESPFFGWLCAIARRKAADELRLRGRMADPPGEDDPAAGIWDRLESEPLPEEWVERAELRMRVVEALGNLPREYQRLLVSRYADGLAVEALARRMGRTYKATESMLSRAREALRRQLKEAGHG from the coding sequence ATGGCAGATCCGTCGGGAGCGGCCACCGTCCTGGTCGACCGTTTGCGCCGGGGCGACCCGGAAGCCTGGGCCGATGCGTGCGCGCAGTACGGCGGCCCGCTCTTCCGATACGCCTACCACCTCGCCGGAGGGGAATCCGCTTGGGCGGAGGACATCCGCCAGGAGACTCTCCTGGCGGCCGCATCGTCGATCCGCCGCTTCCGCGGGGAATCGCCCTTCTTCGGCTGGCTGTGCGCGATCGCGCGCCGGAAGGCGGCCGACGAACTGCGTCTTCGCGGGCGGATGGCCGACCCGCCCGGGGAGGACGATCCGGCGGCGGGGATCTGGGACCGGCTGGAAAGCGAGCCGCTCCCGGAAGAATGGGTCGAGCGGGCCGAATTGCGGATGCGGGTGGTGGAAGCGTTGGGCAATCTCCCGCGGGAATATCAGCGGCTTCTGGTGTCGCGCTACGCGGATGGGCTGGCCGTGGAGGCGCTTGCCCGGAGGATGGGCCGGACCTACAAGGCGACGGAGTCGATGCTTTCCAGGGCGCGGGAGGCGCTGCGGAGACAACTGAAGGAGGCGGGCCATGGCTGA